GGGCTGCCGCTCCAAAGCCGTAGAGCCCGATCCTCCTGCCGTGACCGGCCTTCTTCAGGCAGCGCCAGCCGATGAGCCCGGCGCAGAGCAAAGGTGCAAGCGAAACCGGATCATCTTCCGGGTCAAGGTCAAAGGCATAGGACGCGTCGGCCACGACATCGGTGGCAAAGCCGCCATCGCGCGTATAGCCGGTAAACTCCGGCCGGTCGCAGAGGTTTTCAGCCTTCGACCGGCAATAGGGGCATGTGCCGCAGCTGTGGCCCAGCCATGGCACGCCGACACGGCTTCCTATTCTCGTGGCCGCCACGCCGTCACCGACGGCATCGACGATCCCGACGATCTCATGGCCCGGCACGAGCGGCAGCTTCGGGTTGGCGAGGTCGCCGTCGATCACATGCAGGTCCGTGCGGCAAATGGCGCAGGCCTCCACCTTCAGCCTGAGTTCGCCCCGACCCGGCAATGGATCCGGCCGTTCGACGAGAACCAGAGGCTTTCCGATGGCCTGAAGCGTCATCGCTTTCATGGATATATCCTCCTGGACCCCGGCGCTTCAATGGTGGCAGAGGTTTCCACCGAGCCCTATTATAAAGCGTCACCATGGCTTGGCGGCTTAATCGGGAACGAGTGTACACTCCTACACATATTCACAGTAAATCCGATCGACTTTGACCGGAATCAAAGTTGATTGATCCCGCGTCTTGTTCACTGCTTCCCGGAAACATCGATTTGCGAGGAAGCCGTGGCTTCGGCGGCATCTCGCAACTGTCGCAATCTTGCGACAGTTTGGATTGGCCGTTCGGAAGTCATCGCAATTTAGCAGAATTGCAAAAGACGCGCATTTAGGTCAGTTTACTCTCGTGTTCCGTGGGAGGAGCCGATGCACCAATATTCCGCGCATGCGGATCACGTCTATACGTGCGCGCAGCAGAATTCCGCTGCAGCAAGTTCTCCAATCGTGGCTTCCTGGCGGCGCTGCATGACCATGCATCAGCTTGCCCCGGAAGACAAACGCACGCCTGTGCGGCTGACTGATTTGGAATTCCAGCTTGCACGCGAGCAATCGGATCAATTGATCAAGGACGCGACGGACGAACTCGACCGGCTTTTCTCGACGGTCGGGAGGGCCGGTTGCTGCCTGCTGCTGACGGATCGCAATGGCATCGCGCTGGAGCGGCGCGGCTCTGCCGGTGACGACAAGGAGTTTGGCGATCTCGGCCTCTGGACCGGATCTGTCTGGACTGAAGCAAGCATTGGCACAAACGGCATCGGCACGGCGCTTGCAGACGAGCGTGCCGTCGCAATTTTCCGCGACCAGCATTTCTTCTGCTCCAATATCCGTCTCAGTTGCACGACTGCGCCGATCCGCGACCATCGCGGTCAACTGGCTGCCGCGCTCGATATTTCCACTTGCCGTGACGACGTCAATGAAATGACGCTGTCGATCCTGTCACAGGCGGTCCGCGACGCTGCTACCCGCATCGAACTCAATATCTTCCGCAGTGCCTTTGCCGGTGCACGCTTCCTGATGGTGCCATCGGGCGCGAATTCTGCAGCGGCATTGCTAGCGGTCGACAAGCATGATCTTGTGCTCGGCGCGACGCGCGCGGCCCGGCTGGCGCTCAAGCTGGATGACCGGCGGATCGCCGCAGGTGTTCCAGCGGCCGATGCGCTTCATGAAAGCGGTGCGGCTACCGGCGACGTTCTCTTGGAAGCAGAACGTGCAGCCCTGTTGCGTGCGCTGACCCGGACCAACGGCAATGTTTCGCAGGCCGCGATCAGTCTTGGCATGAGCCGCGCCACACTTCATCGGAAGATGAAGAGGCTCAACCTTCACTGAGCCTTCCCTCCAAAGAGTAATCCTGTCGCAGCGTTGCGACACTGTGCACTGCAGCAATGCGCCGGGAGCCTGTTGCAATCGATAAAACACGCGCAGACTCCTTCCATCGGTTCGCTCCTGAACCTGGCTCATCTTGGGAGGATGACATGCTGCATCAAAAGATCGTTGAATCACCATTCAAGCTGAAATACGGCAACTATATTGGCGGCGAATGGCGCGAGCCCATCGGCGGCAGGTATTTCGACAACGTCACGCCGGTCACGGGCGGCAAGCTCTGCGAAATCCCGCGCTCCGACGAAAAGGATATCAATGCGGCGCTGGATGCCGCCCACGCTGCTAAGGGTCAATGGGCTAGAACTTCGGCTACCGAACGCTCAAACATTCTGATGAAGATCGCGCAGCGCATGGAGGACAAGCTCGAGTTGCTTGCCCAGGCGGAAACGTGGGACAACGGCAAGCCGATCCGCGAAACGATGGCTGCCGACATCCCGCTTGCCGTGGATCACTTCCGTTATTTTGCCGCCTGCATCCGCGCGCAGGAAGGCTCGATCGGCGAGGTCGATCACGATACCATCGCTTATCATTTCCATGAGCCGCTTGGCGTCGTCGGCCAGATCATCCCGTGGAATTTCCCGATCCTGATGGCCGCCTGGAAGCTCGCTCCGGCGCTTGCCGCAGGCAATTGCGTCGTGATCAAGCCGGCCGAACAAACGCCCGCCTCGCTTCTCGTCTGGGCCGAACTCGTCGGCGATCTGCTGCCGCCAGGAGTGCTCAACATCGTCAATGGTTTTGGCCTGGAGGCCGGAAAGCCGCTCGCCACCAGCCCGCGCATCGCCAAGATCGCCTTCACCGGCGAGACCTCGACCGGCCGGCTGATCATGCAATATGCCAGCCAGAACCTCATTCCGGTCACGCTCGAACTCGGCGGCAAGTCGCCGAACATCTTCTTTGCCGACGTCATGGCCGATGATGACGATTTCCTCGACAAGGCGCTCGAAGGCTTTGCGATGTTCGCCCTGAACCAGGGCGAGGTCTGCACCTGCCCGAGCCGCGCCCTCATTCAGGAATCGATCTACGACCGCTTCATGGAAAAGGCGCTCAAGCGCGTCGAAGCGATCAAACAGGGCAATCCACTCGACAGTGCAACGATGATCGGTGCACAGGCCTCGGCGGAGCAACTCGAAAAGATCCTTGCGTATCTCGATATCGGCAAGCAGGAAGGCGCCGAGGTGTTGACTGGCGGCACCCAAAACGATCTCGGCGGCGAGTTGGCCAATGGCTTTTATGTCAAGCCGACGATCTTCAAGGGTCACAACAAGATGCGCGTCTTCCAGGAGGAGATTTTCGGCCCTGTGGTATCTGTCACGACCTTCAAGGACGAGGAGGAAGCGCTGGAGATCGCCAACGACACACTCTACGGCCTCGGTGCAGGAGTCTGGACGCGTGACGGAAACCGCGCCTACCGCTTCGGCCGCGAAATCCAGGCCGGCCGCGTCTGGACGAATTGCTACCACGCCTATCCGGCGCATGCGGCATTCGGCGGCTACAAGCAGTCCGGCATCGGCCGCGAGACGCACAAGATGATGCTCGACCACTACCAGCAGACCAAGAACATGCTGGTGAGCTACAGCCCGAAGGCACTCGGCTTCTTTTGAGAACCGGATTGATCACAAATGGCTACCTTCTCCCCTTTCGGGGAGGAGGCTTTTGGCTTGGAGGAAATCATGGAGACGACCGTCAATGGCGAACCGCGCGTTCTTGCGACCGACGCGGCGCTGGCTCTCATAGATGAAATCCGCCGCGATCATCCCGACATCCTTTTCCACCAGTCCGGCGGCTGTTGCGACGGGTCCTCGCCGATGTGTTATCCGGCGGGCGAATTCCGTGTCGGGGAGACGGACGTGAGGCTTGGTGAGATTGGTGGCGTACCAGTTTATATCAGCGCCAGCCAGTTCGAGGCCTGGAAACACACGCAGTTGATCATCGATGTCGTACCCGGCCGCGGCGGTATGTTCTCGCTCGACAACGGCCGCGAGAAGCGTTTCCTCACCCGCTCGCGGCTGTTCGGCGGCGGCGAGGCCTGTGGTATTCCGAGCCTTACCAAGCGCGCCACTTGACAAGTAGACCGGGCGCCGCCCCTCGAACAAAAGCGATCTGAGCGGCGAACATTTTCAGATCTTACGCGACTTGCCTTGCCAGGGCGCAGCGCGACCAGAGCGAATGGAGTGCCGCGACCAGTTGTTCGATGTCGGCATCGGAATGCAGCGGCGTCGGGGTGATGCGCAGCCGCTCGGTCTTCTTCGGCACCGTCGGATAGTTGATCGGCTGGACATAGACGCCGAAATTGTCGAGCAGGATATCGGAGATCCATTTGCACTTCGCCGCATCGCCGACCACCACCGGTACGATATGGCTCGGGTTCGGCATATGCGGAATGCCGCGCTGATCGAGCAGCGTTCGCAGCTTGCGCACCCGGTCCTGATGGCGGGCGCGCTCGATCTGGCTGATCTTCAGGTGCTGGATCGAGGCCACCGCACCGGCCGCCAGCGCCGGCGGCAGCGCCGTGGTGAAGATGAAGCCGGAGGCAAACGAGCGGATGAAGTCGCACAGTGCCGCCGAGGCGGCGATATAGCCACCCATGACGCCGAAGGCCTTGCCGAGCGTGCCTTCGATCACCGTCAGCCGGTCCATCAGCCCTTCGCGCTCGGCAATGCCGCCGCCGCGCGGGCCGTACATGCCGACGGCATGGACTTCGTCGAGATAGGTCATGGCGCCATACTTGTCGGCGAGATCACAGATCTCCTTGATCGGCGCGATATCGCCATCCATCGAATAGACGGATTCAAACGCGATCAGCTTCGGCGCCTTCGGATCGGCGGCCGCCAGCTTGGCTTCGAGATCGGCCACGTCGTTGTGCTTCCAGATCACCTTGCCGCACTTCGCATGGCGGATGCCCTCGATCATCGAGGCATGGTTCAGCGCGTCGGAGAAGATGATCAGCCCGGGGATTTTGGCGCCGAGCGTGCCGAGGCTTGCCCAGTTGGAGACGTAGCCGGAGGTGAAGATCAGTGCCGCTTCCTTGCCGTGCAGGTCGGCCAGCTCGCGCTCGAGCAGGACGTGGTAGTGGGTGGTGCCAGAGATATTCCGGGTGCCTCCCGCACCCGCGCCACAGTGGTCGATGGCGTTCTTCATCGCCTCGATCACCTTCGGGTTCTGGCCCATGCCGAGATAGTCGTTGGAGCACCAGACGGTGACGTCCTTCGCACCGTCCGCCGTATGGCGCGTGGCGCGCGGAAAGTGGCCGCGGTGACGCTCGAGATCGGCAAAAACGCGGTAGCGGCCTTCGGCGTGAAGCCCGTCCAGCTCGCTCCTAAAAAACCCTTCGAAATCCATGCATGTGCTCCAGTATCCACCAGGTGCCGACGGACATAGCGCATGCCGGACACGGTGGTTTTGACATAAATCAAGTTAGACCGTCATCCGGTTCTCGATGATCATTGCGTGCCCTCGCCTTCCTTCCCCTTGCTTTCCTGCCAGAAACCCTGCGCCTTCAGCCGGTCGGCAACGTCCTTGGGCATGTATTTCTCGTCGTGCTTGGCAAGCACCGTGTCGGCGATGAACTCCCGGCTGCCGACCGCAAACTTGCCTTCGGTCACCACGCCCTGCCCCTCGCGGAAGAGGTCGGGCAGGATGCCGGTGTATCTGACCTTCACAGCATCGCCGCTGCCGTCGGTGACGGCAAATTCCACCGTCGAGCCGGCGCCGCGCACGACGCTGCCCTCGCCAACCAACCCCCCGAGGCGGATGCGCGTCTCGGGTGCGACCGGCGTCCTGGCGAGATCGGCCGGCATGTAGAAATAGGCGACCGACTGGCTGAAGGCGAACATGACGAGCATCACCGCGGCAAGGATGAAGCCCATGCCGCCGCCGATCACCACCAGACGCTTCTGCTTGCGCGTCATTCCGTCTCCCCCTCCGCCGCAACGCCGAGCTCGCGCCCCAGCGCAATCAGCTGCCTGCCCTCTTAGGGAGTTGTCCCCTTTCGGAAGGATATACGGACTTCGACCGCGACCAACATTGACCGTCGTCAAATAAATCTGATGCTGCGATTACTGCTAGTGGCCGCCACCGGTAAACACATAGCCGATGCCGCGGACGGACTGGATGATCGTCGGGTTCTTGGGGTCCTGTTCGATTTTTCGGCGTAGCCTGGCAATTTGCGCATCGATCGTTCGATCGAATGCCTCCAGGTTGCGGCTGCGTGTGAGGTCCATCAAGGTTTCGCGTGAGAGAACCCGGCCGGGGTTGCGCGCGAAGACGAGAAGCATATCGAATTCACCGGTTGTCAGCGCTTTGTCTTTGCCGGAAGGGTCCGTTAACTTGCGCCGATGGATGTGGAGTTGCCATCCATCGAACTCCAGCACACCCTCGGCACCGGCCTGCGGTCCCGCCGGGCGTTCGGCAGGCTGGCGGCGGCGCAACACGGTTCTCAGCCGGGCAAGAACCTCGCGAAGGTGGAATGGCTTGGCGATGTAATCATCGGCTCCGACTTCGAGGCCTACGACTTTGTCGGTCACATCGTCGCGGCCGGTGAGCATTAAAATCGGCACGTCCGAATTCGCGCGGACTTCCCGCACCAACTGAAGCCCGTTTTGGCCGCCAGGCAAAACCAGATCGAGGAAAATGGCCGTAAAGTCTGTCTTAGCCAGCTCAGCATGCATGGCGGTCCCATCGGCGACGGCCGTGACCCGATATCCTTCGTCTTCAAAATAGCGGATCAGCATCTGCCGAATCCGGGCGTCGTCATCGACGACCAAAATATGCTCGGACTGCTTATCCGTCATTTCTACATTCCCTCGGGCTTTTCCGAGAAGACACTCGCGAACCGCCAGTTACTTTCCCCAATTATCGAATTTCTCGGGAAATGGGAACGCAACAGTCCCGCTTCTCCCAAAAGAATGACCTAGCGGTTTGCAAGGACTGCGAAAAAGTCCAGTTTTGCATGCTTTTCTCGCGCATGCGGTTGATCAAAATCAAATAGGAGTTCACTCACGCAGGTTAAATCAGGTTTGGAATTCACCGAGGGTAGGAAAATGTCCGTCGAGACCTCCGTATTGGCGCGTTCAAAGCTCTTTGCCGGGCTAGGCAGCAACACTGCCAACATGCTGCTCAAGCATGCAGAGATTATCAGGTTTGAGCCGCGTGATTTCATCGTCCGGGAAAACCAAAGAGCCGACGCGTTCTTTTGCGTGATCCAAGGCTATGTTCGCTTGTTCAAGACGAATGAGGTCGGCCGCGCCGCAGACATCAGGATCTGTGAACCGCGCGACACCTTTGCCGAGTGTCTGATCGGTGGCGGTGGTATCTATGCTTACAATGCTCAGGCGGCGGATAATATTGTGCTTGCACGCTTCAACCTCGACGGCGTGAGGCGGCTCGCCGAAGAGGATCGCGCTCTGGACCGGAACATCATGCAACTGATGGCCGATCATCTGCTTGTGACGATGGAATGCGTGGCCAGCGACCGTTTGCAGACCGCCCCTCAGCGGGTTGCCAACTATCTTCTAAGCCAATGTTCGCCTGGCAAACCAAGCGAAACCGTTCGCCTCCCCTATCAAAAGAGCCTGCTCGCCGGCAAGCTAGGCCTTGCGCCGGAAGCGCTTTCGCGTGCATTCGGCTCGCTCAAGAAAGCAGGCGTCACTGTCAGAGGCAGAACGGTGCGGATCGACGATATCGCCGCTCTGCGCCAGATGTAGAATAGCGCCGGCGACGATCCGCCAACTCTTGGCATCCGTCATAGCCTTAAGGCCGGGGCATCTTTTCATCCTCGTCATCGAGGATGCGCCATGACGCGCCTTCGAGATCGTCATATTGGCCGTTCTTCAGAGACCAGAGAAAACCAAAAAGACCCAAGCCGCCCATGAACAGAGCGATCGGAATGAGGTAGATCAACATGTTCATAGCGAAACGACCCCCACTGTCGAACGCTTCGTATTGCGGGCGGGATGTCGCCTGCCGGCTAACTTCGCTCTGTCGTTCAGACGCAGGGCATTTGCGACCACGATGAGCGACGATGTCGACATCGCCACGGCTGCGACCAGGGGCGTCGCGTAGCCCGCAATCGCGATCGGCACGGCAATGATGTTGTAGCCGATCGCCAGCGCGAAGTTCTGCCGAATGAACCGAGCCGCGCGGCGCGACACGGAAATCGCCTCGGGCACGGCCTCCAGACTGTCGTGCAGGAAGACGAGGTCTGCTGCCTGCCTGCCGACATCTGCCGCTGTCGCCGGCGCCATCGAGACATGGGCTACCGAAAGTGCCGGTGCATCATTGATGCCGTCACCGACCATCAGGATGCGATGGCCAAGCTTGCCCAGCCGTTCGCATTCCTCCATCTTCCCCCGGGGCGTCAATCCCGCCAGCCAGCGATCAATTTCAAGCGTCTTCGCCGTCGCCTCAACGACGCATTCCCGGTCGCCCGACATGACAACCACGGCAAGCCCCTGACGCGCAACGCTCTTGATCGTGCCATCAGCACCCGGCCGCAACGTATCCTCGAAGTAAAAGCGTGCGAGCTCGATCCCGTCCTTCGTTAGGACGACCTCGGAGAAAGCCTCGCTCTGTTGTGCGCCTCGGGGCCTTTCAGGGCAAGCGAAGGCCGCGTTGCCGAGACGGTAGATTCCATTCCCGGTTCCGGCTTCCAGCCCAGCGCCTGGGATCTCCTTGACCGCATCAAAAGCCAGGGCATGTAGCCCAGCTTCGCGTAAAAGCGCTTGCGACAACGGATGCCGGGAATGGGCTGCAAGACCAGCGGCGACGGCCAATTCGTAAGCACCGGCATCGGTGCGGTGGGCGAGACGGGGCCGGCCCATCGTCAAGGTTCCGGTCTTGTCGAACACGACCATATCGATCTCGGCCAAGCGTTCCATGGCCGAACCGTCCTTGACCATGATGCCCCGTCGGAACAGGGTCCCGGCAGCCACGACCTGAACAACGGGAACCGCCAGGCCCAGCGCGCAGGGGCAGGTGATGATCAAGACGGCGACGGCAACCAGCACCGCTTGCTTCCAGTCGCCGCCGATCAGGCCCCAGCCGAGAAAGGATATCAGCGCCAGAAGATGAACGGCCGGCGAGTAGTAGCTCGCCGCACGATCGGCGATGCGCCGGTAGCGGGCCCGCCCGCCCTCTGCGGCTTCCATCAAGCCGATGATCTCTGCCAGCAACGAGTTCTTTGCAGTCGCTGCCGCCCTGATCGTCAACGAGCCCATCAGGTTCATCGCGCCGGATTTCAGTTCGGCACCCGTCGACACTGCCATCGGAGTGCTTTCGCCCGTGACAATCGACAGGTCGACCTCGCTCTGGCCAGCAACGACGGTGGCATCGACAGGAATGCGCTCGCCGGCCGGCACGGCGATCAGATCGCCGACATTGATTTCGTCCACCGGTGCGTAACGCTTCGAGCCGTCCGGGTTGATCAGCAGCGCGCCGCGCGGGGCAAGCCGCGCCAGGCCGGTGATTGCCGCGCGTGCCTTGTCGCGCATGACGTGATCGAGCGTGCGGCCGATCAACAGGAAAAATAGCAAAGATACCGATGCATCGAACCAGGCGTGTTCTCCATGGTGGATCGTTTCCCAGAGCGACATCGAATAAGACAGCGTCACCGCAAGCGATATCGGCACATCCATGTTGGTGCGGCCGTGCTTCAGAGCATTCCATGCGGACTGATAGAAGAAACGTCCGGCATAGATCAGCGTCGGCGCTGCGATCATTGCCGATATCCAATGGAACATGTCGCGCGTTGCAGCCTCGGCCCCAGACCAGATCGATACGGATAGCAGCATGATGTTTGCCGCCGCAAAGCCGGAGACGCCGACTGCGAGCAGAAGCTGATTGCGAACGCGGTCGTCGTCGCTCAAGTCAGCCGTGAACAGATGCGCGTGATAGCCGCAGGCCGTGATTGCAGACAGGATGCCGGCTGGATTGACCGGCTTGCCGTCCATCTCCTCGTACCACACGCAGCTAACGCGCTTTGCCGTGAGATTCACACGCGCGCTCTTGACATAAGGCAGCCGCGTCAGCGCCTTTTCGATCGTGGAAATGCAGGCACCGCAGTGGGCGCCCGGAACGCTGAAATCCGATTGCCTGAGACCGGAGCCCAGCGGCTGGCTGGCGAGCAGCGCCTCCTCGGCGCTTATGGCGTTGCTGCTCAGTGACAGCACGCCTTCGGCATCCATGGTGCAGCATGTCATTGGACGAACCCTGCGGTATTGATCCTCAGGGCCTCGTGCATCACGGTCGTGCCCTGATTCTTCGAAATGACTTCAACAATCCAGTCGCCCGACAGGATGCGGCGGCGTGCCTCGAAATGGCCGTCATGGCTCTTCGGCAACTCGATGACGAAGTCCTCGTGGTCCCCGACCGGCCGCTTGAAATGCGCCGTGACCTCGTCAGCAGCGGCGGGGGAACCGTCGCGATTGTGCAGCTCATAGACGATCAGCCCGTCATGAAGCGCGAACTTGCCAGAAACGCCGCTCATGGCCATAGCGCGCATTGCCTCCGCCTTCTTGTTGAATTCCTGGCTCGCCACATAGGTGTTTTTCACCACGAGCCCGCTCCAGCTCGATGAGGCGTACCAGGCCATCGTCATGTTGACGGCAATAATGATGCCAAAGAAGGTAAGCATAATGAGGAGCATATGTCGGCCGGTAAAGCCTTTGCCGCCGGTGATCGGATAGTCGCTCATTTCCTGGCTCCTGGTGCATTGAAGGCGGCTTTGTAGACCGAGCTATCTGTGCCTGCCGGGTCGTTGGCCACGAAGAGAAACTCGCTGACCGCACTGGTGGCATTCTTGGCTGTGACGAAGACCTTGAGCGCCATTGCCGTGTCGGGCTTCGTTTCGATCATGAATTTCCGGCCTTCCCCTGTCGATAGTTCCGGAATCCTCATCGTCGCACCGTCCATTCCTTCGAGATGCAACGCAATCGTGCGGGGCTGCGGCAGCATGTTGAGAATGCGAAGCGTGTAACCGTTGCGGACCGAGCCGTCTGATTCCAGCACGAACTGCGGGTTTCTGTCGTGCACGACGTTGAGGTCAAGCCGCTCGCGCAGTGCGAGATGGACAAGCATACCGACCCCTGCCGCTGCCCAGACGGCTGCATAGAAGATCACGCGAGGCCTGACGATGACGCGCCAATTGAAATGCCGGACCGCTGCGACGAAGGCTCCGCCGTCGTCGCGAACGCGCTGGGGCTGCACGCCGATTTTCCCGTTGTCAGTAGCAAGCGCCATGTTGGCTGCATATTCGCTCAGCGTCGCATAGGCGATGAGGCCGCGCGGCTTGTTCAGCTTGTCCATGACGCCATCGCAGGCATCGATGCAAAGTGCACAGGTGATGCATTCCATTTGCTGGCCGTCGCGGATGTCGATGCCCATCGGACAGACGGCCACGCAGGCGTTGCAATCGACGCAGTCGCCAACGGCCTGGCCCGAGAGGGCCGCCTTCTTGGCATGGCGGGAGCGCGGCTCGCCGCGCCAGTCATTGTAGGTGACGACAAGGGAGTTTTCATCGAGCATCGCGCCCTGGATACGGGGCCACGGGCACATGTAGGTGCAGACCTGCTCGCGCATCAGTCCGCCGAGCACATAGGTGGTTGCAGTGAGCGTTGCGACGGTTGCATAGGCGACCGACGGCGCTTGGCCATTCAGAAAACTCAGCGCCAGCGTTGGCGCATCGGCAAAGTAGAAAATCCAGGCGCCCCCGGTTGCAGCACCGACGACAAGCCAACTCGCGTGTTTGATGACGCGCTTCACCAGCTTGCCGGCGCTCCATGGCGCATTGTCGAGCTTGATTCGAGCGTTGCGATCGCCCTCGATGGCGCGCTCAATGACGAGAAACAGATCGACCCATACCGTCTGGGGACAGGCATAGCCACACCATGCTCTCCCGACCGCGGAAGTCACCAGGAACAAGCCGAAGCCCGCCATGACAAGCAGACCGGCTACGTAGAAGAATTCCTGCGGCCAGATCTCGATGAAAAAAAAGAAGAAACGGCGGGATGACAGATCGACCAGGACCGCCTGATCGGGCGCGTAAGGACCTCTGTCCCACCGAAGCCACGGTGAGAGATAATAGATCCCGAGCGTGATCAGCATCACGATCCACTTGAACCGCCGGAAACGGCCTTCCGCCCTCTTGGGAAAGACCTTCTTGCGCGCGGCATAAAGTGGCTGACGATTGCGCGCGGCGTTGACCGGCTCTACGTGAAGATGTTCGACGGTCTTGTT
This Rhizobium sullae DNA region includes the following protein-coding sequences:
- the ccoG gene encoding cytochrome c oxidase accessory protein CcoG — encoded protein: MNLYTAPSPSDNKTVEHLHVEPVNAARNRQPLYAARKKVFPKRAEGRFRRFKWIVMLITLGIYYLSPWLRWDRGPYAPDQAVLVDLSSRRFFFFFIEIWPQEFFYVAGLLVMAGFGLFLVTSAVGRAWCGYACPQTVWVDLFLVIERAIEGDRNARIKLDNAPWSAGKLVKRVIKHASWLVVGAATGGAWIFYFADAPTLALSFLNGQAPSVAYATVATLTATTYVLGGLMREQVCTYMCPWPRIQGAMLDENSLVVTYNDWRGEPRSRHAKKAALSGQAVGDCVDCNACVAVCPMGIDIRDGQQMECITCALCIDACDGVMDKLNKPRGLIAYATLSEYAANMALATDNGKIGVQPQRVRDDGGAFVAAVRHFNWRVIVRPRVIFYAAVWAAAGVGMLVHLALRERLDLNVVHDRNPQFVLESDGSVRNGYTLRILNMLPQPRTIALHLEGMDGATMRIPELSTGEGRKFMIETKPDTAMALKVFVTAKNATSAVSEFLFVANDPAGTDSSVYKAAFNAPGARK
- a CDS encoding FixH family protein encodes the protein MSDYPITGGKGFTGRHMLLIMLTFFGIIIAVNMTMAWYASSSWSGLVVKNTYVASQEFNKKAEAMRAMAMSGVSGKFALHDGLIVYELHNRDGSPAAADEVTAHFKRPVGDHEDFVIELPKSHDGHFEARRRILSGDWIVEVISKNQGTTVMHEALRINTAGFVQ